From Caballeronia insecticola, a single genomic window includes:
- the surE gene encoding 5'/3'-nucleotidase SurE, translating into MRILLSNDDGYLARGLNVLHDALQPLGEVTVMAPEQNCSGSSNSLTLSRPLTIHQASNGFNFVNGTPTDSVHIALTGMLEQQPDLVVSGINNGQNVGEDTLYSGTVAAATEGFMFGIPAIAFSLVGRDWLHLEDAARVAAEIVAHFLDHPMPGHPLLNVNIPSLPYNQLGEWKVTRLGKRHPSQPVIRQTDPRGNPIYWIGPSGDALDASEGTDFHAVANGFVSITPLQLDLTHTRLMAETREWARAGSRRS; encoded by the coding sequence ATGCGAATCCTACTCAGCAACGACGACGGTTATCTGGCGCGCGGCCTCAATGTGCTGCATGACGCCTTGCAGCCGCTCGGCGAAGTCACGGTGATGGCGCCGGAGCAGAACTGCAGCGGCTCGTCCAACTCGCTTACGCTGTCGCGGCCCCTGACCATTCATCAGGCGTCGAACGGTTTCAATTTCGTGAACGGTACGCCGACCGATTCCGTGCACATCGCGCTCACCGGCATGCTCGAACAGCAGCCGGATCTCGTCGTGTCGGGTATCAACAACGGGCAGAACGTCGGCGAAGACACGCTGTACTCCGGCACCGTCGCCGCCGCGACCGAAGGCTTCATGTTCGGCATTCCGGCGATCGCGTTTTCGCTCGTCGGCCGCGACTGGCTGCATCTGGAAGACGCGGCGCGCGTGGCCGCCGAGATCGTCGCGCATTTCCTCGACCATCCGATGCCCGGCCATCCGCTGCTCAATGTGAATATCCCGAGCCTGCCTTACAACCAGCTCGGCGAATGGAAGGTGACGCGGCTCGGCAAGCGCCATCCGTCGCAGCCGGTCATCCGCCAGACCGATCCGCGCGGCAATCCGATTTACTGGATCGGTCCCTCCGGCGACGCGCTCGACGCGAGCGAAGGCACCGATTTCCACGCGGTGGCGAACGGCTTCGTGTCGATCACGCCGCTGCAACTCGATCTGACTCACACCCGGCTCATGGCCGAAACGCGCGAGTGGGCGCGCGCCGGGAGCCGCCGCTCATGA
- a CDS encoding NADPH:quinone oxidoreductase family protein, giving the protein MRAVRCNEHGLPHTLAIETLPDLHPEAGELIIDVKAASVNFPDVLIIQNKYQFKPPLPFTPGAEFAGIVREVGAGVAGFAPGMRVAAYTAHGAFAQQARAKAADCIALPDDVDLAEAAAFTLAYGTSYHALVDRGALQAGDTLLVLGAAGGVGLAAIQIAKLVGARVIAAASSAEKLAFCREHGADDVIDYAREDLRERVKALTGGDGPDVIFDPVGGAYAEPAFRSIGWRGRYLVVGFANGEIPKLPLNLALLKGASIVGVFWGGHMQREHALADQEFATMVEWIKAGKLQPVVTKRYALEETPQALDDMMNRRVTGKIVIEM; this is encoded by the coding sequence ATGCGCGCCGTCAGATGCAACGAACACGGATTGCCGCACACGCTTGCCATCGAAACACTGCCCGATCTTCATCCGGAGGCGGGCGAACTCATCATCGATGTGAAAGCGGCGAGCGTCAATTTCCCCGACGTGCTGATCATCCAGAATAAATATCAGTTCAAGCCGCCGCTGCCGTTCACGCCGGGCGCCGAGTTCGCGGGCATCGTGCGCGAAGTGGGCGCGGGCGTCGCGGGCTTTGCGCCGGGGATGCGCGTGGCGGCCTACACGGCGCACGGCGCGTTCGCGCAGCAGGCGCGCGCGAAGGCGGCCGATTGCATCGCGCTGCCCGACGACGTCGATCTCGCCGAGGCCGCCGCGTTCACGCTCGCTTACGGCACGTCGTACCACGCACTCGTCGATCGCGGCGCGTTGCAGGCGGGCGACACGCTGCTCGTACTGGGCGCGGCGGGCGGCGTCGGGCTTGCGGCGATTCAGATCGCCAAGCTCGTCGGCGCACGCGTGATCGCGGCGGCGTCGAGCGCGGAGAAGCTCGCGTTTTGCCGCGAGCACGGCGCGGACGACGTCATCGATTACGCCCGCGAAGATCTGCGCGAGCGCGTCAAGGCGCTGACCGGAGGCGACGGCCCGGATGTCATCTTCGATCCCGTCGGCGGCGCGTATGCGGAACCGGCGTTTCGCAGCATCGGATGGCGCGGGCGGTATCTCGTCGTCGGCTTCGCCAACGGCGAAATTCCCAAGCTGCCGCTCAATCTCGCGCTGTTGAAAGGCGCGAGCATCGTCGGCGTGTTCTGGGGCGGTCACATGCAGCGCGAGCACGCACTCGCCGATCAGGAATTTGCAACGATGGTCGAATGGATCAAGGCAGGCAAGCTGCAGCCCGTCGTCACGAAACGTTACGCGCTCGAGGAGACGCCGCAAGCGCTCGACGACATGATGAATCGTCGTGTGACAGGCAAGATCGTGATCGAGATGTGA
- a CDS encoding glycosyltransferase family 9 protein has product MRLQTDSAVAVALPPPIGDSLIGLVLVNNLLRNGYRPVVFGWVAEELADWLPGVSIGRPDAYHEAFDTVIELRPTDYAASLSRSGRTLCLEQLPEYMGTKHMVDRIVDIAVNVLHLPDVSRSNGLVVPAGIVRGRMAHRVVIHPTGSHPEKMWRRDKFLALSRALTHCELRPSFLVAPAEFAGWDDIARDGHEVNALPRLHDVATWIAESGWFIGNDSGLGHLASSIGVPTLTLFMRRGLARSWRPGWGPGAIVLAPSVVPFAALKERLWQRLLTVRRVMAAFKSLQEANARAVHHFRPSALRDVDPARAR; this is encoded by the coding sequence ATGAGATTGCAAACTGACAGTGCGGTTGCGGTGGCATTGCCACCACCGATCGGCGACAGCCTGATCGGGCTCGTGCTCGTCAACAATCTGCTTCGTAACGGTTATCGCCCGGTCGTGTTCGGCTGGGTCGCCGAGGAACTCGCGGACTGGCTTCCGGGCGTGAGCATCGGCCGGCCGGACGCGTATCACGAAGCCTTCGACACGGTGATCGAACTGCGGCCTACTGACTACGCCGCGTCGCTGAGCCGCTCCGGCCGCACGCTCTGTCTCGAGCAGTTGCCGGAATACATGGGCACGAAACACATGGTGGACCGCATCGTTGATATCGCGGTCAATGTGCTGCATCTTCCCGACGTATCGCGCTCCAATGGGCTGGTAGTGCCGGCCGGCATCGTGCGCGGGCGCATGGCTCATCGCGTGGTCATCCATCCGACGGGCAGTCATCCGGAAAAGATGTGGCGACGCGACAAGTTCTTGGCGCTGTCCCGCGCGCTCACGCACTGTGAGCTTCGGCCGAGCTTTCTCGTGGCGCCCGCCGAATTCGCCGGCTGGGACGACATCGCGCGGGACGGGCACGAGGTCAACGCGCTGCCGCGTCTGCACGACGTCGCGACGTGGATCGCCGAATCGGGCTGGTTCATCGGCAACGATTCGGGGCTCGGTCATCTCGCTTCATCGATCGGCGTGCCCACGCTCACGCTCTTCATGCGGCGCGGGCTCGCGCGATCCTGGCGGCCCGGCTGGGGGCCCGGCGCGATCGTGCTGGCGCCGTCCGTGGTGCCGTTCGCGGCGCTCAAGGAGCGCTTGTGGCAGCGGCTTCTCACCGTGCGTCGCGTCATGGCGGCTTTCAAGTCGCTGCAAGAGGCGAATGCGCGCGCGGTGCATCACTTCAGACCGTCCGCGCTGCGCGACGTGGATCCGGCGCGCGCCAGATAA
- a CDS encoding ABC transporter permease: MWNKLRPNRANLIVWQWLLLLACFVLWYALTSPTLLPPFYFDDANKAAFFFGEPQKVLVRIWEWFTTGEIYIHLWVTLIETVLAFVIGTVAGLGVGLWLALAPMTSALLDPYIKAANSMPRVILAPIFAVWFGLGIWSKVALGVTLVFFIVFFNVYQGVKEVSPVVLANARMLGANRKQLLRYVYLPSATSWVFSSLHTSVGLAFVGSVVGEYLGSARGVGYLILQAEGTFDINTVFAGILVLTAFALVLDGLVALVERRLMKWQPKSGETEKL, encoded by the coding sequence ATGTGGAACAAGCTGCGCCCGAATCGAGCGAATCTCATCGTGTGGCAATGGCTGTTGCTGCTCGCGTGCTTCGTGTTGTGGTACGCGCTGACGAGCCCGACGCTCCTGCCGCCTTTCTATTTCGACGACGCCAACAAGGCCGCGTTCTTCTTCGGCGAGCCGCAGAAGGTGCTCGTGCGCATCTGGGAGTGGTTCACGACCGGCGAAATCTACATCCACCTGTGGGTGACGCTGATCGAAACGGTGCTGGCGTTCGTTATCGGCACTGTGGCGGGGTTGGGCGTCGGTCTGTGGCTTGCGCTGGCGCCGATGACGAGCGCGCTTCTCGATCCCTATATCAAGGCCGCCAACTCGATGCCGCGCGTGATTCTCGCACCCATCTTCGCGGTGTGGTTCGGCTTGGGCATCTGGTCGAAGGTCGCGCTGGGCGTCACGCTCGTGTTTTTCATCGTGTTCTTCAATGTCTATCAGGGCGTGAAGGAGGTGAGCCCGGTCGTGCTTGCCAATGCGCGCATGCTCGGCGCGAACCGTAAGCAATTGCTTCGGTATGTCTATCTGCCGAGCGCGACGAGCTGGGTGTTTTCGAGTCTGCATACGTCGGTGGGGCTCGCGTTCGTCGGCTCGGTGGTCGGCGAATATCTCGGCTCGGCGCGCGGTGTCGGCTATCTGATTTTGCAGGCCGAAGGCACGTTCGATATCAACACGGTCTTCGCCGGTATTCTCGTGCTCACGGCGTTCGCGCTCGTGCTCGATGGCCTTGTCGCGCTCGTCGAGCGACGGCTGATGAAGTGGCAGCCGAAGAGCGGGGAAACGGAAAAACTTTAG
- a CDS encoding ABC transporter ATP-binding protein — protein sequence MPSTPALALDNVTCTFASRESRSDRYTAVRDTSLAIAPGEFVSVVGPTGCGKSTLLNVSAGLLEPSSGTVEIFGERLKGINRRAGYMFQADALMPWRSAIDNVTAGLAFRGVPKQEADARGEEWLKRVGLGGFGDRYPHQLSGGMRKRVAMAQTLILDPDIILMDEPFSALDIQTRQLMENELLELWAAKRKAVLFITHDLDEAISMSDRVVVLAAGPGTHPIGEFTIDLPRPRDVAEIRSHPRFVELHAQIWGVLREEVLKGYQQQLKPASAE from the coding sequence ATGCCATCGACACCTGCGCTCGCGCTGGACAACGTCACCTGCACGTTCGCCTCGCGCGAAAGCCGCAGCGACCGCTACACCGCCGTGCGCGACACGAGTCTCGCGATCGCGCCGGGCGAATTCGTCTCGGTCGTCGGGCCGACCGGCTGCGGCAAGTCCACCTTGCTGAACGTATCGGCGGGGCTGCTCGAACCGTCGTCGGGCACGGTCGAAATCTTCGGCGAGCGCCTGAAGGGCATCAACCGGCGCGCGGGCTACATGTTCCAGGCCGACGCCCTGATGCCGTGGCGCTCCGCCATCGACAACGTGACGGCCGGTCTCGCGTTTCGCGGCGTGCCGAAGCAGGAAGCCGACGCGCGCGGCGAAGAGTGGTTGAAGCGCGTGGGTCTCGGCGGCTTCGGCGACCGTTATCCGCATCAACTGTCGGGCGGCATGCGCAAGCGCGTCGCGATGGCGCAGACGTTGATCCTCGATCCCGACATCATCCTGATGGACGAGCCGTTCTCCGCGCTCGACATTCAGACGCGCCAGCTGATGGAAAACGAGCTGCTCGAACTCTGGGCCGCGAAGCGCAAGGCCGTGCTGTTCATCACGCACGATCTGGACGAAGCGATCTCGATGTCCGACCGCGTCGTCGTGCTGGCGGCAGGGCCGGGCACGCATCCGATCGGCGAATTCACCATCGACCTGCCGCGTCCGCGCGATGTCGCCGAAATCCGTTCGCACCCGCGCTTCGTCGAACTGCATGCGCAGATCTGGGGCGTGCTGCGCGAAGAAGTGCTGAAGGGCTATCAACAGCAACTGAAGCCCGCCTCCGCCGAATAA
- a CDS encoding ABC transporter substrate-binding protein — protein MKRRTFIASGAVLAGSAWSAMPLAFAQNKPEQTKVSIAVGGKNLFYYLPLTIAERRNYFKDEGLEIEIADFAGGAKALQAAVGGSADVVSGAFEHTLLLQAKNQYFREFVLQGRAPQIVLAVSKKAMPNYKSVADLKGKKIGVTAPGSSTAIMASFVLAQAGLKATDVSFIGVGAGAGAIAALQSGQIDAIANLDPVMTKLDRAGDIRIVSDTRTLADTVKVFGGNMPAGCLYASQSFITKNPNTTQALTNAMVRALKWLQSASGKDLIATVPESYLLGDRALYLDSWQHVKEALSPDGLMPADGPATSLKTLQAFDETVKGKPIDLSKTWTNDFVKKALATVKG, from the coding sequence ATGAAACGCAGAACGTTCATCGCGAGCGGCGCCGTGCTCGCGGGCAGTGCGTGGTCGGCCATGCCGCTCGCGTTCGCACAGAACAAGCCGGAACAGACCAAGGTTTCGATCGCGGTCGGCGGCAAGAATCTCTTCTACTATCTGCCGCTCACGATTGCCGAGCGCCGCAATTACTTCAAGGACGAAGGGCTCGAGATCGAGATCGCCGATTTTGCGGGCGGCGCCAAGGCCTTGCAGGCAGCGGTCGGCGGTAGCGCGGATGTCGTGTCCGGCGCGTTCGAGCACACGCTGCTGCTGCAGGCGAAGAATCAATACTTCCGCGAGTTCGTGCTGCAAGGCCGCGCGCCGCAGATCGTGCTTGCCGTGTCGAAGAAGGCGATGCCGAACTATAAGTCGGTCGCGGACCTGAAGGGCAAGAAGATCGGCGTGACGGCACCGGGTTCGTCGACCGCGATCATGGCGAGCTTCGTGCTCGCGCAGGCCGGACTGAAGGCAACCGATGTCTCGTTCATCGGCGTAGGGGCGGGTGCGGGCGCGATCGCCGCGCTGCAATCCGGGCAGATCGACGCGATCGCCAACCTCGATCCCGTGATGACCAAGCTCGACCGCGCGGGCGATATTCGCATCGTGTCGGACACGCGCACGCTCGCGGACACCGTGAAGGTGTTCGGCGGCAACATGCCGGCCGGGTGCCTGTATGCGTCGCAGAGCTTCATCACGAAGAATCCGAACACGACGCAGGCGCTCACCAACGCGATGGTGCGCGCGCTGAAGTGGCTGCAGAGCGCATCGGGCAAAGATTTGATCGCGACGGTGCCGGAAAGCTATCTGCTCGGCGACCGCGCGCTCTATCTCGATTCGTGGCAGCACGTGAAGGAAGCGCTGTCGCCGGACGGCCTCATGCCCGCCGACGGCCCCGCGACTTCGCTCAAGACGCTGCAGGCCTTCGACGAAACCGTGAAGGGCAAGCCGATCGATCTGTCGAAGACCTGGACCAACGACTTCGTGAAGAAGGCGCTTGCGACCGTCAAGGGCTGA
- a CDS encoding CaiB/BaiF CoA transferase family protein: protein MSTTTGPLAGVKVLELGTLIAGPFAARFMGEFGAEVIKIEDPNGGDPLRKWRKLYPEVGGTSLWWAAQARNKKSVTVNLKAEEGKEIIRRLAGEADIVVENFRPGLLEKLGLGYEVLSADNPGLVMVRLSGYGQTGPYRDRPGFGAIAESMGGLRHITGYPDLPPPRIGISIGDSIAALHGVIGALMALHHRQVNGGKGQVVDVALYEAVFNMMESVVPEYGVYGLVRERTGASLPGIVPSNTYPCRDGSIVIGGNSDPIFKRLMHAIERADLADDPALASNDGRVPRTQEIDDAIAAWLSTRSIDEALAVLNAVDVPAGRIYSVADMFTDPQYIARQMLQRFPWQDGREITLPNVTPKLSETPGETRWLGPQLGEHTDEVLQTLGYHADDIAQLRAAKVI from the coding sequence ATGAGCACAACGACCGGACCGCTCGCCGGCGTGAAGGTGCTGGAGCTGGGCACGCTCATCGCCGGGCCGTTCGCCGCGCGTTTCATGGGCGAGTTCGGCGCCGAGGTCATCAAGATCGAAGATCCGAACGGCGGCGATCCGCTGCGCAAGTGGCGCAAGCTCTATCCCGAGGTCGGCGGCACGTCGCTGTGGTGGGCGGCGCAGGCGCGCAATAAAAAGTCGGTGACGGTCAATCTCAAAGCCGAAGAGGGCAAGGAAATCATCCGCCGGCTCGCGGGTGAGGCCGATATCGTCGTCGAGAACTTCCGGCCCGGTTTGCTCGAGAAGCTCGGGCTCGGCTATGAAGTGCTGTCCGCCGACAATCCCGGTCTCGTGATGGTGCGACTCTCGGGCTACGGGCAGACCGGTCCGTATCGCGACCGGCCGGGCTTCGGCGCGATCGCCGAATCGATGGGCGGGCTGCGCCACATCACGGGCTACCCGGATTTGCCGCCGCCGCGCATCGGCATCTCGATCGGCGATTCGATCGCCGCGCTGCACGGCGTGATCGGCGCGCTGATGGCGCTGCATCATCGGCAAGTCAACGGCGGCAAGGGGCAGGTGGTCGATGTCGCGCTGTACGAAGCCGTCTTCAACATGATGGAAAGCGTCGTGCCCGAATACGGCGTGTACGGTCTCGTGCGCGAACGCACGGGCGCGTCGCTGCCGGGCATCGTGCCGTCGAATACGTATCCGTGCCGCGACGGCAGCATCGTGATCGGCGGCAACAGCGATCCGATCTTCAAGCGCCTCATGCACGCCATCGAACGCGCGGACCTCGCGGACGATCCCGCGCTCGCCTCGAACGACGGGCGCGTGCCGCGCACGCAGGAAATCGACGACGCCATCGCCGCGTGGCTTTCGACGCGCAGCATCGACGAAGCGCTCGCCGTGCTCAACGCCGTCGACGTGCCGGCCGGGCGCATCTACAGCGTCGCCGACATGTTCACCGATCCGCAGTACATCGCGCGCCAGATGCTGCAACGTTTTCCGTGGCAGGACGGACGGGAAATCACGCTGCCGAACGTCACGCCGAAGTTGTCGGAAACGCCCGGCGAAACGCGCTGGCTCGGACCGCAACTCGGTGAACACACGGATGAAGTACTTCAAACGCTCGGGTATCATGCCGACGATATTGCGCAGCTGCGGGCGGCGAAGGTGATCTGA
- a CDS encoding DUF1653 domain-containing protein gives MTETEARALATHRHYKGGLYRVIGVARHSETEEAMIVYEHLWPHERGLWVRPAAMFNETLADGTPRFAPLDIPL, from the coding sequence ATGACAGAAACCGAAGCCCGCGCGCTCGCGACGCATCGTCACTACAAGGGCGGCCTCTATCGCGTGATCGGTGTCGCGCGACATTCGGAGACCGAGGAAGCGATGATCGTCTATGAACATCTGTGGCCGCACGAGCGCGGTCTGTGGGTGCGGCCCGCCGCGATGTTCAACGAGACGCTCGCCGACGGCACGCCGCGCTTCGCGCCGCTCGACATTCCGCTGTGA
- the recR gene encoding recombination mediator RecR, which yields MKQPSALSALVEALRALPGVGPKSAQRMAYHLMQHDRAGAEKLGSSLLFATENLKHCAKCNTFTEAEICEVCVDEERDPALLCVVETPADQIMLEQTLTYRGLYFVLMGRLSPLDGIGPKEIHFERLISRALDGIVQEVVLATNFTNEGEATAHYLAQTLKSKGLKVTRLARGVPVGGELEYVDAGTIARAMLDRRSV from the coding sequence ATGAAACAACCTTCCGCTCTGTCGGCGCTGGTCGAGGCGCTGCGCGCGCTGCCCGGCGTCGGGCCGAAATCGGCGCAGCGCATGGCTTATCACCTGATGCAGCACGATCGCGCGGGCGCCGAGAAGCTCGGGTCTTCGCTGTTGTTCGCAACAGAGAATCTGAAGCACTGCGCGAAGTGCAACACGTTCACCGAGGCCGAGATCTGCGAAGTCTGCGTCGACGAGGAGCGCGATCCGGCGTTGCTGTGCGTCGTCGAGACGCCCGCCGATCAGATCATGCTCGAACAGACGCTCACGTATCGCGGGCTCTATTTCGTGCTGATGGGGCGGCTCAGTCCGCTCGACGGCATCGGTCCGAAGGAGATTCACTTCGAGCGCCTGATCAGCCGCGCGCTCGACGGCATCGTGCAGGAAGTGGTGCTTGCCACCAACTTCACGAACGAGGGCGAAGCCACCGCGCACTATCTCGCGCAGACGCTCAAGTCGAAGGGGCTGAAAGTGACGCGGCTCGCGCGTGGCGTGCCGGTCGGCGGCGAGCTCGAATATGTCGATGCGGGCACGATCGCGCGCGCGATGCTCGATCGCCGCTCGGTCTGA
- a CDS encoding YbaB/EbfC family nucleoid-associated protein — MMKNQLAGLMKQAQQMQENMKKMQDQLALIEVEGQSGAGLVKVTMTCKNDVKRVSIDPSLLADDKDMLEDLVAAAFNDAVRKAEATTQEKMSGMTAGMPMPPGFKLPF, encoded by the coding sequence ATGATGAAGAACCAACTCGCCGGGCTGATGAAACAGGCTCAGCAGATGCAGGAAAACATGAAGAAGATGCAGGACCAGCTCGCGCTGATCGAGGTCGAGGGCCAGTCGGGCGCCGGTCTCGTGAAGGTGACGATGACCTGCAAGAACGACGTCAAGCGCGTGTCGATCGACCCGAGCTTGCTGGCCGACGACAAGGACATGCTCGAAGACCTCGTCGCCGCCGCGTTCAACGACGCCGTGCGCAAGGCCGAGGCCACCACGCAGGAAAAGATGAGCGGTATGACGGCCGGCATGCCGATGCCGCCCGGCTTCAAGCTGCCGTTTTGA
- the dnaX gene encoding DNA polymerase III subunit gamma/tau, translating to MTYQVLARKWRPKSFESLVGQEHVVRALTHALDGGRLHHAYLFTGTRGVGKTTLSRIFAKALNCETGVTSKPCGVCRACREIDEGRFVDYVEMDAASNRGVDEMAALLERAVYAPVDARFKVYMIDEVHMLTNHAFNAMLKTLEEPPPHVKFILATTDPQKIPVTVLSRCLQFNLKQMPAGHIVSHLEQILQQEKIAFELQALRLLSRAADGSMRDALSLTDQAIAYSANEVTEEAVRGMLGALDQSYLIRLIDALAAGDGAQVLSIADEMALRSLSFSTALQDLASLLHRIGWAQFAPASVLDEWPEAADIRRFADMLSAEQVQLFYQIATVGRSELGLAPDEYAGFTMTLLRMLAFEPAGGPGGGGVAVGAPSGAKAARSAALAGAMAERAVAPVPASAAKAAAPAPEIEVKTAKVIVETPAPAKPAEESVKPVDAVDATKPVVGKAAVDAIEPVAEKPAFEPSEPIASKPAPVPSAVREVIDEAAPVAARASESASAATSGAAGASSAGGARAALEVLRSAGMRLSSDRGTRGASATQTAAPVATKPAAKPAVQVPVPAPRRVTPAPSTAPSESRPAASNERKSGVVPPWEDMPADDYPPPASEDEYFMPPDDGFVPAFDSGPDDMRFGSEPAPKPAAPKLDTTPLPPAVPLDALGVTVDWPALAVDLPLKGVAYQLAFNSELTACDANSITLAVAVQMYTDAAHVAKLKAALGEKLGRALEVNVNVGAARRTAAALDAALRARRQQEAEQEITQDPFVQSLIRDFGASIVQGSIKPIASSGANPS from the coding sequence ATGACCTATCAAGTTCTCGCACGCAAATGGCGGCCGAAATCGTTCGAGTCGCTCGTCGGCCAGGAGCATGTCGTCCGCGCGCTCACGCACGCGCTCGATGGCGGCCGGCTGCATCACGCCTATCTGTTTACGGGTACGCGCGGCGTCGGCAAGACGACGCTTTCGCGTATCTTCGCGAAGGCGCTCAACTGTGAAACCGGTGTGACGTCGAAGCCGTGCGGCGTGTGCCGTGCGTGCCGGGAAATCGATGAAGGCCGTTTCGTCGATTACGTCGAAATGGATGCGGCGAGCAATCGCGGCGTCGACGAAATGGCGGCGCTGCTCGAACGCGCCGTGTACGCACCCGTCGATGCGCGCTTCAAGGTCTACATGATCGACGAAGTGCACATGCTCACGAACCACGCCTTCAACGCCATGTTGAAGACGCTCGAAGAGCCGCCGCCGCATGTGAAGTTCATCCTCGCGACCACCGATCCGCAGAAGATTCCGGTCACTGTGCTCTCGCGCTGTCTTCAGTTCAATCTGAAGCAGATGCCAGCCGGGCATATCGTGTCGCATCTGGAGCAGATCCTTCAGCAGGAGAAGATTGCGTTCGAGTTGCAGGCGCTGCGGCTTTTGTCGCGCGCGGCGGACGGCAGCATGCGCGACGCGCTCTCGCTGACCGATCAGGCGATCGCCTATTCGGCCAACGAAGTCACCGAGGAAGCCGTGCGCGGCATGCTCGGCGCGCTCGATCAAAGCTACCTGATCCGTCTCATCGACGCGCTCGCCGCCGGGGACGGCGCGCAGGTTCTCTCTATCGCCGACGAAATGGCGCTGCGCAGCCTGTCTTTCTCGACGGCATTGCAGGATCTCGCGAGCCTGCTGCACCGGATCGGGTGGGCGCAGTTCGCGCCGGCGTCGGTGCTGGACGAGTGGCCTGAAGCGGCCGATATCCGCCGCTTTGCCGACATGCTTTCCGCCGAGCAGGTGCAGTTGTTCTATCAGATCGCGACCGTCGGGCGCAGCGAACTCGGCCTCGCGCCGGACGAATATGCCGGCTTCACGATGACGCTGCTGCGCATGCTCGCGTTCGAACCGGCGGGCGGGCCGGGCGGTGGCGGCGTCGCTGTCGGCGCGCCTTCGGGAGCCAAGGCTGCGCGCAGCGCGGCGCTCGCGGGGGCGATGGCCGAGCGCGCCGTTGCGCCCGTTCCGGCGTCCGCGGCGAAGGCGGCCGCGCCTGCGCCGGAGATCGAGGTCAAAACCGCTAAGGTGATCGTCGAGACGCCTGCGCCGGCGAAACCGGCTGAAGAAAGCGTGAAACCCGTCGACGCGGTCGATGCGACTAAGCCGGTCGTCGGCAAGGCCGCAGTTGATGCGATCGAGCCGGTTGCCGAGAAGCCCGCGTTCGAGCCGAGCGAGCCGATCGCCAGCAAGCCCGCGCCGGTGCCGAGCGCCGTGCGAGAGGTTATCGACGAAGCCGCGCCCGTGGCGGCGCGAGCGTCGGAATCCGCGAGCGCCGCAACGAGTGGCGCTGCCGGTGCAAGTAGCGCAGGCGGCGCCCGCGCCGCACTCGAAGTCTTGCGCAGCGCGGGCATGCGTCTTTCGTCCGACCGTGGAACACGCGGTGCGTCCGCCACGCAAACGGCCGCGCCCGTCGCGACGAAGCCCGCAGCAAAGCCCGCCGTGCAGGTGCCGGTTCCCGCGCCCCGGCGCGTAACGCCTGCGCCATCCACCGCGCCATCCGAATCCAGACCGGCTGCGAGCAACGAGCGCAAGTCGGGCGTCGTTCCGCCGTGGGAGGACATGCCGGCCGACGACTATCCGCCGCCGGCATCGGAAGACGAATACTTCATGCCGCCCGATGACGGCTTCGTCCCCGCCTTCGACAGCGGCCCGGACGACATGCGCTTCGGCAGCGAACCCGCGCCGAAGCCCGCGGCGCCGAAACTCGACACGACTCCGCTGCCGCCCGCCGTCCCGCTCGACGCGCTCGGCGTGACGGTCGACTGGCCCGCGCTCGCCGTCGATCTGCCGTTGAAGGGCGTCGCCTATCAGCTCGCGTTCAACAGCGAACTGACCGCCTGCGATGCAAATTCGATCACGCTGGCCGTCGCGGTTCAGATGTACACCGACGCCGCGCACGTCGCGAAGCTCAAGGCGGCGCTCGGCGAGAAACTCGGCCGCGCGCTCGAAGTCAACGTCAATGTCGGGGCCGCGCGCCGCACCGCCGCCGCGCTCGACGCAGCCCTGCGCGCGAGACGTCAGCAGGAGGCCGAGCAGGAAATCACGCAGGATCCGTTCGTGCAGTCCCTGATCCGCGATTTCGGCGCGAGCATCGTCCAGGGGTCGATCAAGCCGATTGCTTCATCGGGCGCGAATCCGTCATGA
- the trxA gene encoding thioredoxin TrxA — MSESIKHISDASFEQDVVKSDKPVLLDFWAEWCGPCKMIAPILDEVAKDYGDRLQIAKINVDEHQSTPVKFGVRGIPTLILFKNGAVAAQKVGALSKSQLTAFLDSNL; from the coding sequence ATGAGCGAATCAATCAAGCACATCAGCGACGCTTCTTTCGAGCAGGATGTCGTCAAGTCGGATAAACCTGTCCTGCTCGACTTCTGGGCGGAGTGGTGCGGTCCGTGCAAGATGATTGCCCCGATCCTCGACGAAGTCGCGAAGGATTATGGCGATCGTCTGCAGATCGCGAAGATCAACGTGGACGAGCATCAATCGACTCCGGTGAAGTTCGGCGTGCGCGGCATTCCCACGCTGATCCTCTTCAAGAACGGCGCGGTCGCGGCGCAGAAGGTCGGCGCACTGTCCAAGTCGCAACTCACCGCGTTCCTCGACAGCAACCTGTAA